Proteins encoded within one genomic window of Thioploca ingrica:
- a CDS encoding radical SAM protein, giving the protein MLMKQGEILSINVPGFNDPICLEPINHQVLSQYVNTFGQDLLQRYGERVHKLTINAGLNCPNRDGSKGRGGCTFCNNRSFNPHARQPLSIAAQLAKGREVLAKRTGAERFIAYFQAYTNTYAEVQRLATLYEQALAEPDVVGLSIGTRPDCVSTAVLDLLSSYQQGGYEIWLELGLQSAFDTTLERIHRGHQFVDYQQAVQATRQRGIPVCTHLIVGLPGENREFAVETLARVLELGVDGLKLHPLHVVKQTILAKQWRQGAYHPLEMADYVAIAADLIERTPPEIVYHRVTGTASLDILLAPHWCHQKWAVLNAITRTLQQRGSWQGRFAKPSGNAQNHDVQSKPLVLSKHNDLNMKDIVYGTRLSGGESTGAESRS; this is encoded by the coding sequence ATGCTTATGAAACAGGGTGAGATACTTTCTATCAATGTGCCCGGGTTTAACGATCCAATTTGTCTTGAACCAATAAACCATCAGGTACTTTCCCAGTATGTTAATACCTTTGGTCAAGACTTATTGCAGCGTTACGGCGAGCGGGTTCACAAGCTGACTATTAATGCCGGTCTGAATTGTCCCAATCGAGATGGTAGCAAAGGACGGGGCGGTTGCACCTTTTGCAATAATCGTTCATTTAATCCCCATGCTCGCCAGCCTTTGTCCATCGCTGCCCAATTAGCCAAAGGCCGTGAAGTATTGGCCAAGCGGACGGGAGCAGAACGTTTTATCGCCTATTTTCAAGCCTATACCAATACTTATGCTGAAGTACAACGACTGGCTACGCTTTATGAACAAGCTTTAGCGGAACCCGATGTGGTGGGATTATCGATAGGCACACGCCCGGATTGTGTCTCGACGGCAGTGTTAGATTTATTGAGCAGTTATCAACAAGGTGGTTATGAAATTTGGTTGGAATTAGGACTGCAATCCGCTTTTGACACAACCCTGGAACGCATCCACCGTGGGCATCAATTCGTTGACTATCAACAAGCGGTACAAGCCACCCGGCAACGAGGAATTCCCGTGTGTACTCATTTAATCGTGGGTTTACCGGGAGAAAATCGTGAGTTCGCCGTGGAAACGCTGGCGCGTGTCCTGGAATTGGGTGTAGACGGTCTTAAATTACATCCGCTCCATGTTGTGAAACAAACGATACTGGCAAAACAATGGCGACAAGGTGCTTATCACCCTTTGGAAATGGCAGATTATGTGGCCATTGCCGCTGATCTGATTGAACGAACTCCGCCGGAAATCGTTTACCACCGGGTGACCGGCACGGCTTCGCTCGATATTTTGCTCGCACCTCACTGGTGTCATCAAAAGTGGGCGGTACTTAATGCGATTACCCGCACCTTGCAGCAACGGGGTAGTTGGCAAGGTCGCTTTGCCAAGCCATCGGGCAACGCGCAAAACCATGATGTTCAATCGAAACCGCTGGTCTTGAGCAAACACAATGATTTGAATATGAAGGATATTGTTTATGGAACTCGTTTGTCCGGCGGGGAATCTACCGGCGCTGAAAGCCGCAGTTGA
- a CDS encoding 3-deoxy-D-manno-octulosonic-acid transferase domain-containing protein translates to MRQINFVRWFYTLSLYLLIPLIILRLLWRGLRAPAYWQRWSERFGFISSLPPHSLWIHAVSMGEVQAAIPLIQTLSNRFPHHPILVTTMTPTGSQRVKAVFAEQVWHVYLPYDLPDAVARFLKRTQPQLLILLETELWPNLLQACQQRLIPVILVNARLSAQSSAKYQRIAGFMRQILTSLVAIAAQTQVDANRFIELGVPATQIQVTGNIKFDSRSPAHYATQAKQLRHQCGNQRVIWIAASTHEGEEKLVLEAFSRLKAEIKALLLILVPRHPERFNRVALLCQQHGYLVSRRSQNQPCTAITDIYLGDTMGELPLLYAASDVAFVGGSLVPIGGHNLLEPAAAGLPIIVGTYVFECEEICRQLLAEQAGQQVHNTEQLVQAAKRYLIDAHLRQQAGEQGRWFVEKNQGALERVLSMIYAYIK, encoded by the coding sequence TTGAGACAAATTAATTTCGTGCGTTGGTTTTATACACTGAGTTTATATTTACTCATTCCCTTGATAATCCTTCGGCTATTATGGCGTGGTTTAAGGGCGCCAGCCTATTGGCAACGTTGGTCAGAACGATTTGGTTTCATTTCATCCTTACCTCCGCATAGTTTGTGGATACATGCCGTTTCTATGGGAGAAGTTCAAGCTGCCATTCCGCTCATTCAAACGCTGTCTAATCGTTTCCCTCATCACCCGATTTTAGTTACCACGATGACACCGACCGGATCGCAACGAGTCAAAGCGGTATTTGCTGAGCAAGTCTGGCATGTTTATTTGCCTTATGATTTACCGGATGCGGTAGCCCGTTTTTTAAAGCGGACCCAACCCCAATTATTAATTCTATTAGAAACCGAATTGTGGCCCAATTTATTGCAGGCTTGTCAACAACGCTTGATTCCGGTGATCTTAGTTAATGCCCGGCTGTCAGCACAATCATCGGCAAAATATCAGCGTATTGCTGGCTTTATGCGCCAGATCTTAACTAGCCTAGTCGCTATTGCGGCGCAAACCCAAGTTGACGCTAACCGATTTATTGAGTTAGGTGTTCCGGCGACTCAGATCCAAGTCACCGGTAATATTAAATTTGATAGCCGCTCACCGGCGCATTATGCTACCCAGGCAAAGCAATTACGACATCAGTGTGGCAATCAACGCGTTATCTGGATTGCAGCCAGTACCCATGAAGGTGAAGAAAAACTGGTTTTGGAAGCTTTTTCTCGATTAAAAGCGGAGATCAAAGCGTTGTTATTAATTTTAGTACCCCGTCACCCGGAACGCTTTAATCGGGTGGCGCTATTATGCCAACAACACGGTTATCTGGTGAGTAGAAGAAGTCAAAATCAACCCTGTACAGCCATAACTGACATTTATTTAGGCGATACGATGGGAGAATTACCTTTGCTTTATGCCGCTAGTGATGTGGCTTTTGTGGGCGGGAGTTTAGTGCCGATTGGTGGACATAATTTACTCGAACCGGCTGCCGCTGGCTTACCGATTATTGTTGGAACTTATGTGTTTGAATGTGAAGAGATCTGTCGACAATTATTAGCGGAGCAAGCCGGTCAACAAGTCCATAATACGGAACAATTAGTCCAAGCCGCTAAACGCTATTTGATCGATGCCCATTTGCGCCAACAAGCCGGAGAGCAAGGACGTTGGTTTGTGGAAAAAAACCAAGGTGCATTGGAACGCGTGTTAAGTATGATATATGCTTATATTAAGTAG
- a CDS encoding radical SAM protein, which translates to MRRANLSPLSIGGITPFSTIDFPDQLAAVLFCQGCPWRCRYCHNPHLLDHRVEPALSWAEVEQFLQSRRNLLEAVVFSGGEPLFQPGLLTAVQRVRQLGFKVGLQTAGINSRYFAKLLPDLDWVGIDIKAPLEDYAQITGISLSGKNPFQSIRLLLEAGIDYEVRTTVHPHLLTEPALLKLATTLAELGVQHYAVQMCRTVGCLDDSLPTGLPSRWIVDKTGFLQSLQTLIPDTIVR; encoded by the coding sequence ATGAGACGTGCTAACTTATCGCCCTTGTCGATAGGTGGAATAACGCCATTTAGCACGATTGATTTTCCGGATCAGTTGGCGGCAGTGCTGTTTTGTCAGGGTTGTCCTTGGCGGTGCCGCTACTGTCATAATCCCCACTTGTTAGACCATCGCGTTGAACCAGCATTATCTTGGGCAGAAGTAGAACAATTTTTACAAAGTCGGCGAAATTTGTTGGAAGCCGTGGTATTCAGCGGCGGAGAACCGCTGTTTCAGCCCGGATTGCTGACAGCAGTGCAGCGAGTACGCCAATTGGGATTTAAAGTCGGATTGCAAACGGCTGGGATAAATTCGAGATACTTTGCCAAATTATTACCGGATCTAGATTGGGTCGGTATCGATATTAAAGCACCGTTGGAAGATTATGCCCAAATAACCGGTATTTCTTTAAGCGGTAAAAATCCTTTTCAAAGTATCCGCTTACTTTTAGAAGCGGGAATTGATTATGAGGTACGCACGACGGTGCATCCACACTTGTTGACAGAGCCAGCGTTGTTGAAACTAGCCACCACATTGGCTGAACTCGGCGTCCAACATTATGCGGTGCAAATGTGCCGTACCGTGGGCTGTTTAGACGATTCTCTTCCCACTGGGTTGCCATCCCGTTGGATTGTTGATAAAACCGGTTTTTTGCAGTCGCTTCAAACTTTAATACCTGATACGATTGTGCGGTAA
- a CDS encoding chromate ion transporter encodes MSDPTPPLTRPAYPSFWEAFIYWLKLGFISFGGPAGQIAVMHQELVEKRRWISEHRFLHALNYCMLLPGPEAQQLCIYIGWLLHRTWGGIVAGTLFVLPSLFILAGLTYIYLVYGDVTWVQGIFNGIKPAVVAIVVFAAWRIGSRALRNNVLWSFAAVSFLAIFALKVPFPYIVLAAGIFGFIGGKIAPDKFKVGSGHGAADKIYGPALLDDDTPSPEHTKFKPLRLILLIVAFVAIWAAVLFSLQSPVLKDMGEFFTKAALVTFGGAYAVLPYVYQGGVESYGWLTGTQMIDGLALGETTPGPLIMVVAFVGFIGAWTKAIFGPDMLFVAGFAGAMVATFFTFLPSYLFILAGAPLIEATHGDLKFTAPLTGITAAVVGVVLNLALFFGWHVLWPQATKAAPFSGSFEWFYAGISVVAFIALWKFKQDIMKVIGACAAIGLIYTYLI; translated from the coding sequence ATGAGTGATCCTACCCCGCCGCTGACGCGGCCAGCCTATCCCTCTTTCTGGGAGGCTTTTATTTATTGGCTGAAGCTCGGTTTCATCAGTTTCGGTGGTCCTGCTGGGCAAATTGCCGTTATGCACCAGGAATTAGTAGAGAAACGTCGTTGGATTTCTGAACACCGCTTCCTGCATGCCCTCAATTATTGTATGCTGCTACCCGGCCCGGAAGCGCAGCAGCTTTGCATCTACATCGGGTGGTTGCTGCATCGCACTTGGGGTGGTATTGTAGCGGGAACGTTATTCGTACTCCCCTCGCTGTTTATTTTGGCTGGTTTGACTTACATTTATCTGGTCTATGGCGACGTGACCTGGGTTCAGGGAATATTCAATGGAATCAAGCCGGCGGTGGTTGCCATCGTGGTATTTGCTGCTTGGCGAATTGGTTCGCGGGCGTTGCGCAACAACGTACTGTGGAGCTTCGCGGCGGTATCTTTCCTAGCCATCTTCGCCTTAAAGGTGCCATTTCCTTATATCGTGCTCGCAGCGGGTATTTTCGGTTTCATTGGTGGCAAAATTGCTCCAGATAAATTCAAAGTGGGTAGTGGCCACGGTGCTGCTGACAAGATCTACGGCCCAGCCTTGCTTGATGACGATACGCCCTCACCAGAACATACCAAATTTAAGCCGCTGCGCCTTATCCTCCTAATCGTTGCCTTCGTGGCGATATGGGCAGCAGTTCTGTTCAGCCTACAGTCACCGGTGCTCAAGGACATGGGCGAATTCTTTACCAAAGCGGCATTGGTCACTTTCGGTGGTGCTTATGCAGTTCTACCTTATGTGTATCAAGGCGGAGTAGAATCTTACGGCTGGCTTACCGGCACGCAAATGATTGATGGCTTGGCTCTGGGTGAAACTACACCCGGTCCGCTCATTATGGTGGTGGCATTCGTCGGCTTTATCGGCGCCTGGACCAAGGCAATTTTTGGCCCGGACATGCTATTCGTGGCTGGCTTTGCCGGTGCGATGGTTGCGACGTTTTTCACTTTTTTGCCATCCTACTTATTCATTTTAGCCGGTGCACCGCTAATAGAAGCCACTCACGGCGATTTGAAATTCACGGCGCCACTGACTGGTATTACCGCTGCCGTCGTGGGAGTGGTACTTAACCTAGCGTTATTCTTCGGTTGGCATGTGCTCTGGCCTCAAGCTACCAAGGCAGCACCATTTTCTGGTTCCTTCGAGTGGTTTTACGCCGGCATTTCTGTGGTCGCTTTCATCGCCCTGTGGAAATTCAAACAGGATATCATGAAAGTTATTGGCGCCTGCGCAGCCATCGGTCTCATTTACACTTACCTCATTTAG
- a CDS encoding collagenase-like protease, whose translation MNSSLPKLALGPVLYYWSREFLLDFYERMAQTAVDIIYLGETVCSKRKALRTSEWLTLAERLTAAGKEVVLSTLTLLEAESELKTLQRLCNNGQFMVEANDMAAVQLLKGTPFVAGSGINIYNPRALAFLAKLGLRRWVFPLELSREVLADFQAQRPPNVATEVLVYGRLPLAYSARCFTARAHNLPKDDCQYRCLDYPEGLTLATQEGNPFLILNGIQTQSAPHCNLLPDLATFQSWGIEVLRISPQSQQTEQVIKLFRTALDEPQTLAEGMAQLQRCSAFGHCDGYWHGHAGINSHT comes from the coding sequence ATGAACTCTTCTCTACCTAAACTCGCGCTCGGCCCAGTTTTATACTATTGGTCACGTGAATTTTTACTCGATTTTTATGAACGCATGGCTCAGACTGCGGTTGATATTATCTATTTGGGAGAAACGGTTTGTTCTAAACGTAAAGCCTTACGCACCAGTGAATGGTTAACGTTAGCAGAGCGGTTAACTGCCGCCGGTAAAGAAGTCGTGCTATCCACTTTAACTTTATTGGAAGCCGAATCAGAACTCAAAACTTTGCAGCGGCTATGTAATAATGGTCAGTTCATGGTAGAAGCGAATGACATGGCTGCCGTGCAACTTTTAAAAGGTACACCCTTTGTAGCCGGTAGCGGTATCAACATTTACAATCCGCGTGCGCTAGCATTCCTAGCCAAATTGGGATTGCGGCGCTGGGTATTCCCACTGGAATTGTCTCGTGAAGTGCTAGCTGATTTTCAGGCCCAACGTCCACCCAACGTAGCAACTGAGGTATTGGTTTATGGTCGGTTGCCGCTCGCTTATTCCGCTCGCTGTTTCACAGCCCGTGCGCATAATCTTCCTAAAGACGATTGTCAGTACCGTTGTTTAGATTATCCAGAGGGTCTGACACTCGCTACCCAAGAAGGCAATCCTTTTTTAATCTTAAACGGTATTCAGACGCAATCAGCGCCACATTGCAATTTATTACCTGATTTAGCCACTTTCCAATCCTGGGGAATTGAGGTATTACGAATTAGCCCACAATCACAGCAGACCGAACAGGTGATCAAGCTATTCCGAACTGCCCTAGATGAACCTCAAACCTTGGCTGAAGGAATGGCTCAATTACAACGTTGTTCCGCTTTTGGCCACTGTGATGGCTATTGGCATGGGCATGCCGGGATCAATTCTCACACTTAG
- a CDS encoding collagenase-like protease has product MELVCPAGNLPALKAAVDQGANAVYVGFRDDTNARHFAGLNFDSAKLAEGIRYAHQRKVRIFVAINTYPQPQSWSRWQSAVDRAAELGVDAVILADLGVLAYATERWPDLPRHLSVQASATNYEAIRFYHEHFDIRRVVLPRVLSLPQVQQVAANSPVAVEVFGFGSLCVMVEGRCLLSSYACGESPNTFGACSPASAVEWRETSQGLETRLGGILLDRRGTGENAGYPTICKGRFQVGQQTYYAIEEPTSLNTLAILPQLQAAGVVAIKIEGRQRSSTYVAQVTRIWRAALNACQRNPHAYIPQSQWLTELSKIAEGTQTTLGAYHRPWQ; this is encoded by the coding sequence ATGGAACTCGTTTGTCCGGCGGGGAATCTACCGGCGCTGAAAGCCGCAGTTGATCAGGGTGCGAATGCGGTCTATGTTGGTTTTCGTGATGATACCAATGCCCGTCATTTTGCCGGTCTTAACTTCGATAGCGCTAAATTGGCTGAGGGAATTCGCTATGCTCACCAGCGCAAGGTGCGTATCTTTGTGGCCATTAACACTTATCCACAACCGCAAAGTTGGTCACGTTGGCAATCCGCCGTTGACCGAGCGGCTGAATTAGGCGTGGATGCCGTGATTCTGGCTGATCTCGGCGTGCTGGCTTATGCCACCGAACGTTGGCCCGATTTACCGCGCCATCTCTCAGTACAAGCTTCGGCAACCAATTATGAGGCGATTCGCTTTTACCACGAGCATTTTGATATTCGTCGCGTGGTTTTACCGCGAGTGTTATCTCTCCCCCAAGTACAACAGGTTGCAGCCAACAGCCCGGTAGCGGTGGAAGTGTTTGGTTTCGGTAGCTTGTGTGTGATGGTGGAAGGGCGGTGTCTGCTGTCTTCTTACGCTTGTGGAGAGTCTCCGAATACGTTTGGCGCTTGTTCGCCCGCCAGTGCTGTCGAATGGCGTGAGACCTCGCAGGGATTAGAAACACGGCTGGGTGGTATCTTGCTCGATCGGCGGGGTACGGGTGAAAATGCTGGGTATCCTACGATTTGCAAAGGGCGTTTTCAGGTAGGACAACAGACTTATTACGCCATTGAGGAACCAACGAGTTTAAATACTTTAGCCATTTTACCGCAATTACAAGCGGCCGGGGTGGTAGCGATTAAAATCGAAGGGCGGCAGCGTAGCTCAACCTATGTCGCCCAAGTGACGCGGATTTGGCGGGCAGCACTGAATGCTTGCCAACGCAATCCACACGCTTATATTCCCCAATCTCAATGGCTTACTGAACTCAGTAAAATAGCGGAAGGCACTCAAACGACTTTGGGCGCTTACCATCGACCTTGGCAATAA
- a CDS encoding chromate resistance protein — protein sequence MRVWRALRSLGCATLRDGVYLLPDSPDHAATLQSVAEETLAVHGSAEIYRLAGCDAIQDAALRALFNRSNDYAEMAKEVQTFRTELTTLAGTTVNRRMQSLTRRFEQVTRVDFFADEAQQQMLAILEDLQRSINRHYSPDEPIAKDSPIPRLNPADYRGRIWATRKRPWIDRLASAWLIWRYIDSEATFIWLESPTDCQADWLSFDFDGAAFSHMGTKVTFETLLTSFKLEENVALCRLGALVHFLDVGGVPVSDAPGVEAILAGARAAYPDDDALFEAVSKVFDWIIGNYIESNQEKNHE from the coding sequence ATGCGTGTCTGGCGAGCATTGCGCTCACTGGGCTGTGCTACTTTGCGGGACGGGGTGTATTTACTGCCGGATTCACCGGATCATGCGGCTACCTTGCAATCGGTGGCTGAGGAGACGCTAGCGGTGCATGGATCGGCGGAGATTTATCGGCTGGCGGGATGCGATGCAATTCAAGACGCCGCGCTACGTGCGCTTTTCAACCGCAGTAACGACTATGCTGAGATGGCTAAAGAAGTGCAGACGTTCCGAACCGAGTTGACCACGTTAGCTGGAACCACTGTTAATCGCCGGATGCAGTCTTTAACACGTCGGTTCGAGCAAGTAACGCGAGTCGATTTTTTTGCGGATGAAGCTCAACAGCAGATGTTGGCCATACTGGAAGACTTGCAGAGATCCATTAATCGTCACTACTCACCCGATGAGCCGATCGCGAAAGATTCACCCATTCCACGGCTTAATCCGGCTGACTACCGAGGTCGTATCTGGGCTACCCGTAAACGTCCCTGGATAGATCGGTTGGCCAGCGCTTGGCTGATTTGGCGCTACATCGATTCAGAGGCAACTTTTATCTGGCTAGAATCGCCCACCGATTGTCAAGCCGATTGGCTTAGCTTTGACTTTGATGGCGCAGCGTTCAGCCATATGGGTACCAAAGTGACCTTCGAGACTTTGTTAACGAGTTTCAAGCTGGAGGAGAATGTTGCCCTGTGTCGGTTGGGTGCTTTGGTCCATTTTCTCGACGTCGGGGGGGTGCCGGTCTCGGATGCACCTGGGGTTGAGGCGATACTGGCCGGTGCTCGCGCTGCTTACCCCGATGATGATGCCCTGTTTGAGGCAGTATCGAAAGTGTTTGATTGGATAATTGGAAATTACATTGAAAGTAATCAGGAGAAAAACCATGAGTGA
- a CDS encoding transposase has product MTYSVEFRKKVLSIKAQENLSFDEVANRVGVGKSTVVRWSKRLEPQRTRHQSATKLDLARLARERELRPDAYQYELAQLWGVSQTGIGNALKRLGISRKKPFSPVKADINARQTFQTKITRSRQAHRPVVSLDESGFAQDMPRQ; this is encoded by the coding sequence ATGACCTATTCCGTCGAGTTTAGAAAGAAAGTGTTGTCCATCAAAGCCCAAGAAAATCTGAGTTTTGATGAGGTCGCCAACCGAGTTGGAGTGGGCAAAAGTACAGTAGTCCGTTGGTCTAAACGTCTAGAGCCTCAGCGTACTCGCCACCAGTCGGCGACGAAACTTGACCTGGCCCGGTTAGCACGAGAACGAGAACTTCGTCCCGATGCCTATCAATATGAGCTCGCCCAACTTTGGGGAGTCAGTCAAACAGGCATCGGTAATGCTCTGAAACGTCTGGGAATAAGTCGAAAAAAACCGTTCTCACCGGTCAAAGCCGATATCAATGCGAGGCAAACCTTTCAAACTAAAATAACTCGCTCTCGACAAGCTCATCGACCGGTTGTGTCTCTTGATGAAAGTGGTTTTGCTCAAGACATGCCACGCCAATAG
- a CDS encoding bifunctional deaminase-reductase domain-containing protein — protein sequence MRKVILFTAVSLDSYIARIQGEVDWLFTDNDYGYDDFYQSIDTTLMGHNTYQQILSWGNFPYPEKINYVFSKIHPQPYHHSISFINNAIPDFVNQLKAKPGKNIWLVGGSQINTMLLNNDLIDEMILAVHPIILGQGIPLFTQPAKVTRLDLQTSQIFARGLVQMSYRLI from the coding sequence ATGCGAAAAGTTATTTTATTTACGGCAGTCAGTCTCGATAGTTATATCGCCAGAATCCAGGGTGAAGTCGATTGGCTGTTCACCGATAACGACTATGGTTACGATGATTTCTACCAATCTATCGACACCACTTTAATGGGTCACAATACTTATCAACAAATTTTAAGTTGGGGTAACTTTCCCTATCCGGAGAAAATCAATTATGTATTCAGCAAAATTCACCCTCAACCCTATCATCATTCGATTTCATTTATTAATAACGCTATTCCGGATTTTGTTAACCAGTTAAAAGCTAAACCAGGAAAAAACATTTGGTTAGTGGGTGGTAGTCAGATTAACACGATGTTATTAAATAATGACTTAATTGATGAAATGATCCTGGCCGTTCATCCCATTATACTTGGACAAGGGATTCCCTTATTTACTCAACCCGCTAAAGTAACTCGATTAGATCTTCAAACTAGCCAAATTTTTGCGAGAGGATTGGTCCAAATGAGCTATCGTTTAATCTAA